The following are from one region of the Stigmatella ashevillena genome:
- a CDS encoding radical SAM/SPASM domain-containing protein — MKNPDAMKERLKGYLERRPRTGPETVHLDVTNACNLDCITCWNYAPDLAQPKPVSWKRQRMDAATFHRMVDECAEAGAERIVISGGGEPFTHPDIYSFIGKVKARGLRLTVISNGTLCDWERVRDLAVDQLLLNMASASPETYVAYHPNQPPETFHRLLEGVQKVREVTAVNLVQVINQVNYLELPTMVQLAHRVGARASFKVGDVPRGTEHHALTGAQRQQVLETLIPEARKQAKALKVKHNLDAYEAQLSGKGPSGQETGCFAGYLYSRVYVDGRVFFCCEHIEAGHVKDGSFQEVWRAPAYEAVRQRLHRGEYYPGCARCGKHDMNFAAARDLREMLEAGDLP; from the coding sequence ATGAAGAATCCGGACGCGATGAAGGAGCGCCTGAAGGGCTACCTGGAGCGCCGACCTCGCACCGGGCCCGAGACCGTGCACCTGGATGTCACCAACGCGTGCAACCTCGATTGCATCACCTGCTGGAACTACGCACCGGACCTGGCCCAGCCCAAGCCGGTGTCCTGGAAGCGGCAACGGATGGATGCGGCCACCTTCCACCGCATGGTGGATGAGTGCGCCGAAGCAGGAGCCGAGCGGATCGTCATCAGCGGTGGCGGAGAGCCCTTCACCCACCCAGACATCTATTCCTTCATCGGCAAGGTGAAGGCGCGCGGCCTGCGGCTCACCGTCATCTCCAACGGAACGCTGTGTGACTGGGAGCGGGTCCGGGACCTGGCGGTGGACCAGCTCCTGCTCAACATGGCCTCTGCCTCACCGGAGACCTACGTTGCCTACCATCCCAATCAGCCACCGGAGACCTTCCACCGGCTGCTGGAGGGCGTCCAGAAGGTGCGGGAAGTCACGGCCGTGAACCTGGTGCAGGTCATCAACCAGGTGAACTACCTGGAACTGCCAACGATGGTGCAGCTCGCGCACCGCGTGGGGGCACGGGCCTCCTTCAAGGTGGGAGACGTCCCCCGGGGCACCGAGCACCACGCGCTCACCGGCGCGCAGCGACAGCAGGTCCTCGAAACGCTCATCCCCGAGGCGCGCAAGCAGGCCAAGGCCCTGAAGGTGAAGCACAACCTGGACGCGTACGAGGCGCAGCTCTCGGGAAAGGGGCCCTCGGGGCAGGAGACGGGTTGCTTCGCGGGCTACCTCTACAGCCGCGTCTATGTGGATGGGCGCGTCTTCTTCTGCTGTGAGCACATCGAGGCAGGGCACGTGAAAGACGGGTCCTTCCAGGAGGTGTGGCGCGCCCCCGCGTACGAAGCGGTGCGCCAGCGGCTCCACCGAGGCGAGTACTATCCAGGCTGCGCGCGCTGCGGAAAGCACGACATGAACTTCGCGGCGGCGCGGGACTTGCGCGAGATGCTCGAAGCGGGAGACCTGCCATGA
- a CDS encoding glycosyltransferase family 2 protein translates to MTRKQPQLSIIIPWSRRPELDVTLRRNRRFFTARPFEVLVVNCGGDIRMFRKLLRAHRFPGLRGLEMRGTSFNKSLALNVGASAARADCLLFLDADVVLRSNFLEESLARLGTKHFVTVDRLFESHPSSLRPSRLRELAYLMRFVDRKGRIAQVETRRVNLSDGSHSGPGVVMLRRKHFEEVSGMNSNLRGWGWEDMDLLVRLQLALGLSPKRHGEGVHLTHGDDQRDLAGMHKKASELLNLSRCLENYREGYYWGTCEDDFEKWQGRFTWFE, encoded by the coding sequence ATGACGCGCAAGCAGCCCCAGCTGTCCATCATCATCCCCTGGAGCAGGCGTCCCGAGCTCGACGTTACCTTGAGGCGCAACCGCCGCTTCTTCACCGCGCGCCCGTTCGAGGTGCTGGTGGTGAACTGTGGAGGAGACATCCGGATGTTCCGGAAGCTGCTGAGAGCCCATCGCTTCCCGGGCCTGCGGGGCCTGGAAATGCGGGGCACCTCCTTCAACAAGTCCCTGGCGCTGAACGTTGGCGCCTCCGCGGCCCGCGCCGACTGCCTCCTCTTCCTCGACGCGGACGTGGTGCTGCGGAGCAATTTCCTGGAAGAGTCCCTGGCCCGGCTGGGCACGAAGCACTTCGTCACCGTGGACCGGCTCTTCGAGTCGCATCCGTCCTCCCTGCGCCCCTCCCGCTTGCGAGAGCTGGCCTACCTCATGCGCTTCGTGGACCGGAAGGGCCGCATCGCCCAGGTGGAGACGAGGCGCGTGAACCTGAGCGATGGCAGCCACAGCGGGCCGGGCGTCGTGATGCTGCGGCGCAAGCACTTCGAGGAAGTGAGCGGGATGAACTCGAACCTGAGGGGCTGGGGCTGGGAAGACATGGATCTGCTGGTCCGCTTGCAGCTCGCGCTGGGGCTCTCGCCGAAGCGCCACGGCGAGGGGGTGCACCTCACCCACGGCGATGACCAGCGAGACCTCGCGGGCATGCACAAGAAGGCCAGCGAACTGCTCAACCTCTCCCGCTGCTTGGAGAACTACCGCGAAGGGTATTACTGGGGCACCTGCGAGGATGACTTCGAGAAGTGGCAAGGGCGCTTCACGTGGTTCGAGTAG
- a CDS encoding DUF2304 domain-containing protein: MSRSSLIVLAFSAAFAIAVLFSARRMRTSERHTFSWLMVSVFTAALAIWRGAIDAIAAAMGIYYAPSALFFMVCIVLLWLLFRLSLQVAEQRSQIQRLAQELAVLTAQRPTLERPQGHAADEAEPSAR, translated from the coding sequence ATGAGCCGCTCCAGCCTCATCGTCCTGGCGTTCTCGGCGGCCTTCGCCATCGCGGTGCTCTTCTCGGCGCGCCGCATGCGGACTTCGGAGCGCCATACCTTCAGCTGGCTGATGGTCTCCGTTTTCACCGCCGCGCTGGCCATCTGGCGTGGCGCCATCGATGCCATTGCCGCGGCGATGGGCATCTATTACGCCCCTTCGGCGCTCTTCTTCATGGTGTGCATCGTGTTGCTCTGGCTGCTCTTCCGGCTGAGCCTTCAGGTGGCCGAGCAGCGCAGCCAGATTCAACGCCTGGCGCAGGAACTCGCCGTGCTGACAGCCCAGCGCCCCACGCTGGAACGTCCCCAGGGCCATGCCGCCGATGAGGCCGAGCCTTCGGCCCGTTGA
- a CDS encoding thioredoxin domain-containing protein produces MAPSQTPSRSGNRLAREHSPYLRQHATNPVEWYPWGEEALARARLEDKPILLSVGYSACHWCHVMAHESFEDPAIASVMNAHFINIKVDREERPDLDQIYQGVVQLMGQGGGWPLTVFLTPDLRPFYGGTYFPPQDKYGRPGFPKVLESLREAWETQREKVLGQAADFREGLGELATYGLEAAPAALSVEDVLKMGERMLRHVDPVNGGFGGSPKFPNPMNVSFLLRAWRRGGPEPLKEAALRTLERMALGGVYDQLGGGFHRYAVDDRWRVPHFEKMLYDNAQLLHLYAEGEQVESRPLWRKVVEETAEYVRREMTDARGGFYSAQDADSEGEEGRFFVWTPAQVCSVLTPEHANLLLRHFRITPQGNFEHGATVLEVAVPAAQIAHERGLSPEALERTLTAARAALFGIREQRVKPGRDDKILSGWNGLMIRGLAFASRVFGRPEWAQLAAGSADFVLTHMWDGTRLSRSYEEGGGRIDGFLEDYGDLAAGLTALYQATFEAKYLEVASALVKRAVELFWDEEKQAYLSAPKGQKDLVVATYSLFDNAFPSGASTLTEAQVALAALTGDKSQLELPERYLSRMRKALEENPLGYGHLALAADTFLEGGAGITFSGTRAQVAPLLEVAQRAFAPTFAFGWKEVGAPVPAVLKELFEGREPVNGQGAAYVCRGFACERPLTKPDELKARLGAPP; encoded by the coding sequence ATGGCCCCTTCCCAGACGCCTTCCCGTTCCGGTAACCGCCTCGCCCGCGAGCACTCGCCCTATTTGCGGCAGCACGCCACCAATCCCGTGGAGTGGTACCCGTGGGGTGAGGAGGCGCTCGCGCGCGCCCGGTTGGAGGACAAACCCATTCTGCTCTCGGTGGGGTACTCCGCCTGTCATTGGTGCCATGTGATGGCGCATGAGTCCTTCGAGGACCCGGCCATCGCGAGCGTGATGAACGCGCACTTCATCAACATCAAAGTGGACCGGGAAGAGCGGCCGGACCTGGATCAAATCTACCAGGGGGTGGTGCAGCTCATGGGGCAGGGGGGCGGCTGGCCCCTTACCGTCTTCCTCACGCCGGACCTGCGGCCTTTCTATGGCGGCACCTACTTTCCGCCGCAGGACAAGTATGGGCGCCCGGGGTTTCCCAAGGTGCTGGAGTCGCTCCGGGAGGCCTGGGAAACCCAGCGGGAGAAGGTGCTGGGGCAGGCGGCGGACTTCCGGGAGGGGCTGGGCGAGCTGGCCACCTATGGCCTGGAGGCGGCCCCGGCGGCGCTGTCGGTGGAAGACGTGCTGAAGATGGGCGAGCGGATGCTGCGCCACGTGGACCCGGTCAATGGCGGCTTCGGGGGATCGCCCAAGTTTCCCAATCCCATGAATGTGTCCTTCCTGTTGAGGGCCTGGCGGCGGGGAGGCCCGGAGCCGCTCAAGGAAGCGGCCCTGCGGACGCTGGAGCGCATGGCGCTCGGGGGGGTCTACGACCAGCTCGGAGGGGGTTTCCACCGCTACGCCGTGGACGACCGCTGGCGGGTGCCCCACTTCGAGAAGATGCTCTACGACAACGCCCAGCTCCTGCACTTGTACGCCGAGGGCGAGCAGGTGGAATCGCGTCCCTTGTGGCGCAAGGTGGTGGAGGAGACCGCGGAGTACGTGCGGCGAGAGATGACGGACGCGCGCGGCGGCTTCTACTCCGCGCAGGACGCGGACAGCGAGGGCGAGGAGGGCCGGTTCTTCGTCTGGACCCCGGCGCAGGTGTGCTCGGTGCTCACGCCGGAGCACGCGAACCTGCTGCTGCGCCACTTCCGGATTACCCCCCAGGGGAACTTCGAGCATGGCGCCACCGTGCTGGAGGTGGCCGTGCCCGCGGCGCAGATCGCCCACGAGCGGGGCCTGTCCCCAGAGGCACTGGAGCGCACCCTGACGGCCGCGCGCGCGGCCCTCTTCGGGATCCGGGAGCAGCGCGTGAAGCCGGGGCGGGACGACAAGATCCTCTCGGGCTGGAATGGATTGATGATTCGGGGGCTGGCGTTCGCCTCGCGCGTCTTCGGCCGGCCCGAGTGGGCGCAGCTCGCGGCCGGGTCCGCGGACTTCGTGCTCACCCACATGTGGGATGGCACGCGCTTGAGCCGCTCCTACGAAGAGGGCGGGGGGCGCATCGACGGCTTCCTGGAGGACTATGGAGACCTCGCGGCGGGGCTGACCGCCCTCTACCAGGCGACGTTCGAGGCGAAGTACCTGGAGGTCGCCTCGGCGTTGGTGAAGCGGGCGGTGGAGCTCTTCTGGGATGAAGAGAAGCAGGCCTATCTCTCCGCGCCGAAGGGGCAGAAAGACCTGGTGGTCGCCACCTACTCGCTCTTCGACAATGCCTTCCCTTCGGGGGCCTCCACGCTCACCGAGGCGCAGGTAGCCCTGGCCGCCTTGACGGGGGACAAGTCTCAACTGGAGCTGCCCGAGCGCTACCTGTCCCGGATGCGCAAGGCGCTGGAGGAGAACCCCCTGGGCTATGGGCACCTGGCGCTGGCGGCGGACACGTTCCTGGAGGGGGGGGCGGGCATCACCTTCTCGGGGACTCGCGCGCAGGTGGCTCCCTTGCTGGAGGTGGCGCAGCGCGCCTTTGCCCCCACCTTTGCTTTCGGTTGGAAGGAAGTGGGCGCCCCGGTCCCCGCGGTGTTGAAGGAGCTGTTCGAGGGGCGCGAGCCTGTGAATGGACAGGGGGCGGCCTATGTCTGCCGCGGTTTTGCCTGTGAGAGGCCCCTGACGAAACCCGATGAGCTGAAGGCCCGGCTCGGGGCCCCGCCGTAG
- a CDS encoding DUF1206 domain-containing protein — MATLRMGHGPGLERLEQAGHTVGGWVARYARFGYAARGVVYATIGVLAVKLALGYGGKTTDTQGALVTLAQQPFSIVLLSLLAAGLVAFAAWRFVQAILDPEQKGRDGKGILTRVSYFISGGMHVALALSAVHLVTGAGAQRGRGTQGWTAEMLSKPFGAALVALVGAGALAFAIIQFHNAYTAKFREKLSLERLTPSHREWAIRVSRFGLAARGAVFTLISGFLLLAALHANPREAKGLDESLAVLADQPFGAVLLGIVALGLVAYAAYLFLQARYRRIATP, encoded by the coding sequence ATGGCGACACTGCGAATGGGCCATGGACCGGGCTTGGAGCGTCTGGAACAAGCGGGACACACGGTGGGAGGCTGGGTGGCGCGCTACGCCCGGTTCGGCTACGCGGCCCGAGGGGTGGTGTACGCCACCATCGGGGTGCTCGCGGTGAAGCTGGCGCTCGGCTACGGCGGGAAGACCACGGACACCCAAGGCGCGCTCGTCACCCTGGCCCAGCAGCCCTTCAGCATCGTGCTGCTGTCACTCCTGGCGGCGGGACTGGTCGCTTTCGCCGCGTGGCGCTTCGTTCAGGCGATCCTCGACCCCGAGCAGAAAGGCCGTGACGGCAAGGGGATCCTGACCCGTGTCAGCTACTTCATCAGTGGCGGCATGCACGTGGCGCTCGCGCTCTCCGCGGTGCACCTCGTGACGGGCGCGGGGGCTCAGCGAGGGCGCGGGACACAAGGGTGGACGGCGGAGATGCTCTCCAAGCCCTTCGGGGCGGCGCTGGTCGCGCTGGTCGGCGCGGGCGCCCTCGCCTTCGCCATCATCCAGTTCCACAACGCGTACACGGCGAAGTTCCGCGAGAAGCTCTCCCTGGAGCGCCTGACGCCCTCCCACCGGGAGTGGGCCATCCGCGTCAGCCGCTTCGGACTCGCCGCGCGCGGCGCGGTCTTCACCCTCATCAGCGGCTTTCTCCTGCTCGCCGCCCTCCACGCCAACCCCCGCGAGGCCAAGGGGTTGGATGAATCTCTGGCCGTCCTCGCGGATCAGCCCTTTGGGGCGGTCCTGCTGGGCATCGTCGCCCTGGGGCTCGTGGCGTATGCCGCCTACCTCTTCCTTCAGGCACGCTACCGTCGAATCGCCACGCCCTGA
- a CDS encoding glycosyltransferase family 2 protein, which translates to MGARTLIILLAYNEEASIAVTVRELQSQPLSVDVLVVDDGSRDATAERAREAGAFVVLHPFNMGVAAGEATGLLYALRNGYTRALRMDGDGQHDPQSVPALLKALDEGAELVVGSRFAGVASFQSTWVRRLGSRFLSHLLSSLCRQRITDPTSGFRGFGPRAVRFFSAHFPHDYPEPESVLMASRQHLPIVEVPVKMRSRRAGVSSLTPWRSAFYMAKVSFALLMERFRTV; encoded by the coding sequence ATGGGAGCCAGGACCCTCATCATCCTGCTGGCCTATAACGAAGAGGCCAGCATCGCCGTCACGGTGCGCGAGCTTCAGAGCCAGCCGCTGTCCGTGGACGTGCTGGTGGTCGATGATGGCTCCCGTGACGCGACGGCGGAGCGCGCCCGCGAAGCGGGGGCTTTCGTGGTGCTCCACCCCTTCAACATGGGGGTTGCCGCGGGGGAAGCGACGGGCCTGCTGTACGCGCTGCGCAATGGCTACACGCGCGCGCTTCGCATGGATGGGGATGGGCAGCATGATCCTCAGAGCGTCCCCGCGCTGTTGAAGGCGCTCGACGAGGGGGCGGAGCTGGTGGTGGGGAGCCGCTTCGCCGGAGTGGCCAGCTTTCAGTCCACGTGGGTGCGGCGCCTGGGCAGCCGGTTCCTGTCCCATCTGCTCTCCTCGCTGTGCCGTCAGCGCATCACGGATCCGACGTCCGGATTCCGTGGCTTCGGCCCCCGGGCCGTGCGCTTCTTCTCGGCGCACTTTCCCCATGACTATCCGGAGCCCGAGAGCGTGTTGATGGCCTCACGGCAGCATCTGCCCATCGTGGAGGTTCCCGTGAAGATGCGCTCGCGGCGCGCGGGGGTGAGCTCGCTCACCCCCTGGCGCTCGGCCTTCTATATGGCCAAGGTGTCGTTTGCGCTCCTCATGGAGCGGTTCCGGACGGTCTGA
- a CDS encoding sensor histidine kinase, whose translation MPFSTQFPTDEDLETLLRRPRLVSVLGANVLNLLVIIWYWGQWRLLTGALLICAVLSLINSKVFEWMARRFGGGVAETVRVVFNAAGLVVGGTLLQWPVLVWVFLPYNVLWFTGLDAWNRWRMVFFLGLVDGVALWQGSDLQMLAAFSVLSLFAYLITEKHSAVMMGVLKQVLAQRERLRQAHRELQVMHERALDQEKLSSLGMMAAGVAHEINNPMSYVTSNVNWLLRDLRKVPQLPCSLQEYVDDVLPATLDGIRRVNAIVMDLRRFARGDSESFTEFNFDAELQSALRIAQGELSHCQVETDLQEIGTFVGRPQQITQVLVHLFINAGHAVTDTGRVIISSRREGDMARVEVRDTGVGMSSETMKRLFEPFFTTKPPGKGMGLGLAAAHGIVTSHGGRIEVESELQKGARFTLFLPCRPPSAS comes from the coding sequence TTGCCTTTTTCCACTCAGTTCCCCACCGACGAGGATCTGGAGACGCTGCTGCGCCGTCCCCGCCTTGTCTCGGTTCTGGGCGCGAACGTCCTCAACCTCCTGGTGATCATCTGGTATTGGGGGCAATGGCGGCTGCTCACCGGCGCGCTGCTGATCTGCGCGGTGCTCTCGCTCATCAACAGCAAGGTCTTCGAATGGATGGCCCGCCGCTTCGGCGGGGGGGTGGCGGAGACGGTCCGGGTGGTCTTCAACGCGGCGGGTTTGGTTGTGGGAGGAACGCTCCTACAGTGGCCGGTCCTGGTGTGGGTCTTCCTACCGTACAACGTGCTCTGGTTCACCGGGCTGGATGCCTGGAACCGGTGGCGGATGGTGTTCTTCCTGGGGCTCGTGGACGGGGTGGCGCTCTGGCAAGGGAGTGATCTCCAGATGCTCGCGGCGTTCTCGGTGCTCAGTCTCTTTGCCTATCTGATCACCGAGAAGCACTCCGCGGTGATGATGGGAGTCCTCAAGCAGGTGCTCGCTCAAAGGGAGCGGCTCCGGCAGGCCCACCGGGAATTGCAGGTGATGCATGAGCGGGCCCTCGACCAGGAGAAGCTCTCCAGTCTGGGCATGATGGCCGCGGGGGTGGCTCACGAGATCAACAACCCGATGAGCTACGTGACGAGCAACGTCAACTGGCTGCTCAGGGACCTGCGCAAGGTTCCCCAGTTGCCGTGTTCACTCCAGGAGTACGTGGATGACGTCCTGCCGGCGACGTTGGACGGCATCCGCCGGGTGAATGCCATCGTCATGGACCTGCGCCGCTTCGCCCGCGGCGACTCCGAGTCCTTCACGGAGTTCAACTTCGATGCGGAGCTCCAGTCCGCCCTGCGCATCGCACAGGGCGAACTGAGCCACTGCCAGGTGGAGACGGACCTCCAGGAGATCGGCACCTTCGTGGGACGTCCTCAGCAGATCACCCAGGTGCTGGTGCATCTGTTCATCAACGCGGGGCATGCCGTGACGGACACCGGCCGGGTGATCATCTCTTCCCGGAGAGAAGGGGACATGGCGCGGGTGGAGGTTCGTGACACAGGCGTGGGCATGTCCTCGGAGACGATGAAGCGCCTCTTCGAGCCCTTCTTCACCACCAAGCCCCCGGGCAAGGGGATGGGGCTCGGGTTGGCGGCGGCCCATGGGATTGTCACCTCCCACGGAGGCCGCATCGAAGTGGAGAGCGAACTCCAGAAGGGGGCCCGGTTCACCCTCTTCCTTCCCTGCCGTCCTCCCTCCGCCTCGTGA
- a CDS encoding ArnT family glycosyltransferase, with protein sequence MSTLSAPMKACLTLLALSAAIRLTLALGTDVYFDEAYYWQWSRRLDWGYYDHPPLVAWLIAALGIRPMALLCGAGTVAAVWGLARDIHGDTAAAWRAAALWSSVPISILSGVWATPDTPLLLFWTLALWALWRERWILAGLALGLALLSKYSAMLLGVAFLATAVRERRLPAGAWGAALLGALLFLPVVLWNAQLGWVGFAFQLNHGLGGTGGLKSFAEFLGGQLALGGPVLLPLALVYAFRGPREQFLPRVAALVPLLFFGFAAVRTRGEANWPAVAYVTACIGVAGMRPTRAQVSAVAGLAVALAVTSHLLFPVLRFKRDVPLERTQGWAVLSALAEPGRLFPGTEAAHIAVVYAPNYQLASQAARYASLPVDTAGNARQSQYDAWPRPAVAPGKDALWCSERAPPPDELAARFTTVEGPVELPADFHGRRVHTFLVWRLREARPPEGAPSADALQ encoded by the coding sequence ATGTCCACCCTTTCCGCGCCAATGAAAGCCTGCCTCACCCTGCTCGCCCTGAGTGCGGCCATCCGGCTCACCCTGGCGCTGGGAACGGACGTCTACTTCGATGAGGCGTACTACTGGCAATGGTCGCGGCGGCTCGATTGGGGCTATTACGATCATCCGCCCCTCGTCGCGTGGCTCATCGCCGCGCTGGGCATCCGGCCCATGGCGCTGCTCTGCGGGGCGGGCACCGTGGCGGCCGTCTGGGGCCTCGCACGGGACATCCACGGCGACACCGCGGCGGCCTGGCGGGCGGCGGCGCTGTGGAGCAGCGTCCCCATCTCCATCCTGTCGGGCGTCTGGGCCACCCCCGACACGCCGTTGCTGCTGTTCTGGACGCTGGCGCTCTGGGCGCTGTGGCGCGAGCGGTGGATTCTGGCGGGCCTGGCCCTGGGGCTGGCGCTCCTGTCGAAGTACTCCGCCATGCTGCTTGGGGTGGCGTTCCTGGCCACGGCCGTGCGTGAGCGGAGGTTGCCCGCGGGCGCCTGGGGGGCAGCGCTGCTGGGCGCGCTGCTGTTCCTGCCCGTGGTGCTGTGGAATGCCCAGCTCGGGTGGGTGGGCTTCGCCTTCCAGCTCAACCATGGCCTGGGCGGCACGGGGGGACTGAAGTCCTTCGCGGAGTTCCTCGGGGGACAGCTCGCGCTGGGGGGGCCTGTGCTGCTGCCCCTGGCCCTGGTCTATGCCTTCCGGGGCCCCCGGGAGCAGTTCCTCCCGCGCGTGGCGGCGCTGGTGCCTCTGCTGTTCTTCGGGTTCGCGGCGGTCCGCACCCGGGGCGAGGCCAACTGGCCCGCGGTCGCCTATGTGACGGCCTGCATCGGCGTGGCGGGCATGCGGCCCACGCGGGCTCAGGTGTCGGCCGTGGCCGGGCTCGCCGTGGCGCTGGCCGTGACGTCGCACCTGCTCTTTCCCGTGCTGCGCTTCAAACGGGATGTGCCCCTGGAGCGCACCCAGGGCTGGGCCGTGCTCTCGGCGCTCGCCGAGCCCGGGAGGCTGTTTCCGGGCACCGAAGCCGCCCACATCGCCGTGGTCTACGCCCCCAACTACCAACTCGCGTCCCAGGCCGCGCGCTATGCGAGCCTGCCGGTGGACACCGCGGGAAATGCCCGGCAGAGCCAATACGACGCGTGGCCCCGGCCCGCGGTCGCCCCCGGCAAGGACGCCCTCTGGTGCTCGGAGCGAGCCCCTCCGCCCGATGAGCTGGCCGCGCGCTTCACCACCGTGGAGGGCCCCGTGGAGCTGCCCGCGGACTTCCATGGGCGCAGGGTCCACACCTTCCTCGTCTGGCGGCTCCGGGAAGCCCGCCCACCCGAGGGGGCTCCCTCCGCCGACGCTCTCCAATAG
- a CDS encoding radical SAM protein produces MSGPRPTVSWNIVGGCNYRCTYCVQKHMPGIGGPTDEQLEAALTTLTALPGSWEFKISGGEPFLLKRLPEVAKRLATAGHKVSLLTNLSAPLRVLSTFIEAAGEQLRTFSCSLHREEVEEAVFLEKAQAVQEMLARWPRATFVVNSVVVPGQVSAVSTSRERFEEAGIKFYPQLMRVDGKPAEYGWMDRWRIDRAFGDMVSPSQMNRGYPLKGYLCHAGSKYFIIHPKGDAFSCYPGKRFGEGHLGNVFDGTLKLWDAPAPCRYEVCPCTVPQNRGIIEGFGQGAEEDAQ; encoded by the coding sequence ATGAGCGGGCCACGTCCCACGGTGAGCTGGAACATCGTCGGCGGGTGTAATTACCGCTGCACCTACTGCGTGCAGAAGCACATGCCGGGCATCGGCGGCCCCACGGACGAACAGCTCGAGGCGGCGCTCACCACGCTGACCGCCCTGCCTGGAAGCTGGGAGTTCAAGATCTCCGGCGGAGAGCCCTTTCTGCTCAAGCGGCTGCCGGAGGTGGCGAAGCGGCTGGCCACGGCGGGGCACAAGGTCTCGCTGCTCACCAACCTCTCGGCCCCCCTGCGCGTCCTCTCCACCTTCATCGAGGCAGCGGGGGAACAGCTGCGCACCTTCTCCTGCTCGCTGCACCGCGAGGAGGTGGAGGAGGCGGTGTTCCTCGAGAAGGCCCAGGCCGTCCAGGAGATGCTGGCGCGGTGGCCTCGCGCCACGTTTGTCGTCAACAGCGTGGTGGTGCCCGGCCAGGTGTCCGCGGTCTCCACCAGCCGCGAGCGCTTCGAGGAAGCCGGCATCAAGTTCTACCCACAGCTCATGCGGGTGGATGGAAAACCGGCCGAATACGGGTGGATGGACCGCTGGCGCATCGACAGGGCGTTCGGGGACATGGTGTCCCCCTCGCAGATGAACCGCGGCTACCCGCTCAAGGGCTACCTGTGCCACGCGGGCAGCAAGTACTTCATCATCCACCCCAAGGGGGATGCCTTCTCGTGCTATCCCGGCAAGCGTTTCGGGGAGGGACACCTGGGCAACGTCTTCGACGGAACGTTGAAGCTGTGGGATGCGCCCGCCCCCTGCCGCTATGAGGTGTGCCCCTGCACGGTGCCCCAAAACCGGGGCATCATCGAAGGGTTCGGCCAGGGGGCCGAGGAAGACGCGCAATAG